The genomic segment taggtatttTATATCTCATGAGAGCAACATTCAACTTTATTTCTATACATCTTTATTCATCATCTCACATATCTTTGTGCTCTCAGAGGAAGGGATGACCCTCTTTCATTTGTTAATGAATCTGTTCGTACCCCAGACTCCAttattttctacttgttttaGGACTTTGATTTAATGATTATTTCATAATCAGTCTCTCCTTGTTTTAATTGTAGACATTCAAAAGTTTTTCTTGCTTGTAAAGGGACATCTTGTGTAACAATAattatttaccttttaattttattctctctttttattgtGAAACTTTTCATACTCATAGCTAACAGCCTCAATTCTATTCTACTTTAATCTTTGAAGTTGGGCTCTTATCATCTATTTTTctactaaaattattttgaaaagaccCCTAAATCCTGAATTCTTTCTTGGTAGAAACCTGTTCTTAGTCCTTTTCCATATTCAGGCTTTCTGCTGCATTTGATATTTTGTCTTTGCTTGTGTGACATCACtggattattttctgttttaatctcTTCCCAAGTGCTTTGTCATTAGTTTCACTTCCTCCCTAACACAAATGCATGTGCTTTTAAGGTTTATATTctactagtttattttttatcccAAAGAATGCATGCATTCTGATATCCTGAAAAATAGTTCTTCCATATCATTAATTCCCTCATGTTTTTTTCAGCTCACATATCTCATTTGAATTTCCCATAGCTTCCCTGCTTAGAGCATATCACTACTTGAATGTCCCACTTCACATTAAATCACTTTAAACTCCATAGGGTAAAAACTGAAAACACCAACTTTCTCTAAGTaacctctttttccttcttcagtatTTCTATCATTTGTACCACTACTATTGGTACTATTAGTTCCTCTATTAGTACTACTATCAGTTCCAGTTTTCTTGGCTAGAAaccatgtatctttctgaatctCATTTTGTAAAAATTCGTTATAATCTATGTcagtatatttttgtttcttcctttttatgttttacatgtaCTCCTATACTAAATTCTTATCTTACTCCAGGCCAATGTCATTTATGTTATACTTTCTTGCTGAATTTGATAGCCTTATTCTATTACCTATTTCAGATGAAATTAACAAGCACTTCATCTAAAACATCACACATTTATCACATTGCTACTATAACAGAAAACTTCAATTTTTCTATCTCCTACAAATGACATTTCGCTGTCAGAATTTGTTATTGTATGATCccgtttcatttttcctttcttattttttacctCTGCTTTCCAAAGATGTATATTTGAATTAGTGTCATTGACTCTTTGTCCTGTCATGTActctttatttccttatctttgaTTATGCTATGAATTTTATCTCAGTGCTGTCATTTCTTTTATCACACTTATCTATATTAACCCGTTCTTTCTTTAAACTTCCATATTAATCAGAACCTATACTGTataatcttttgttttattaactggcttatttttattatatattttcatataactGTTGAGTGAGCTTTGTTTTCCCCTTTATATTCCAGAGGGAAGAAATATTGTCTTCTGCTTAATCCTGAATATTATATCCAAAGTCAGAGCATTAATCACAAAGCAGAAAGCTTCTGAAAAACAAATAGTGTCATGGAATGATGTTAGAAACTTTTCAAATGATGGTTCTACACGTTAGAAGAATTCAAATTCAATAACCAGTTTGAGAAAcacaagtaaaattaaattataaggaAAAGCAATTCAAGAGGAAGATCATGAATATAACAGTTTGAGGGAAATATTAAATCTCATCTCAGATCTTTTTAAACAACTGAGAGTTTCTAGAAGATAAAGACCTCATAATTATGACACAAATGGTTGGAGCTTAAAACATAACTCTGcttcagtagatttttttttaagacaacttataagtgaaaaataattttagatataaGAAAGGTTGCATTTGTACCTCAAACCTTACTTATTCTGGAACCAATTTAAGTGTAAAGCCATAGCTCAGTACTAATGGAATCTGAGAAAATTTGTATGCTAGAGAAACGTAAATGTAAACTATGTGGTAGATCCTTCAGCCGAAACGCTAATCTTATTCAACATCAAAGAGtgcatactggagagaaaccttatgaatgtaatgaatgtgaaaAAGCCTTTACTCGTAGGTCATACCTTAGAAATCATGAGAAAACacatactggagaaaaaccctattcttgcaatgaatgtgggaaggctttcagccaTATTTCAGCCCTTACTCAACATCACAGAATTCACAGTGGAAAGAGACCATATGCGTGTGTtgaatgtgggaaaaccttcagcCGAAGCACACATCTTATTGAACATCAAGGAATTCATTCTGGGGAGAAATCCTACCAGTGTAAGGAATGTAGGAAAGTTTTTTGCCGCAGCACCTCACTAATCCAACATCAGAAAATTCACACAGAAGAAAAACTGTACAAATGTAACGAATGTGGAAAATCATTCAGCCGTAACCCAGCCTTTATTCGGCATCagcgaattcatactggagagaaaccttatgaatgtaatgaatgtggaaaagcttttagtcaGAACACTAACCTTATTCAACATCAAAGAGTCcatactggggagaaaccttatgaatgtaatgaatgtgaaaAAGCCTTTAGTCATAGGTCATCCCTTAGAAATCATGAGAGAATacatactggagaaaaaccctatgCTTGCATTGaatgtgggaaggctttcagccaTATTTCAGCCCTTACTCAACATCACAGAATTCACACTGGAAAGAAACCATATGCGTGTGCTGtatgtgggaaaaccttcagcCGAAGCACACATCTTATTGAACATCAAGGAATTCATTCTGGGGAGAAATCTTACCAGTGTAAGGAATGTAGGAAAGTTTTTTGCTATAGCTCATCGCTAATCcgacatcagagaattcacacaggAGAAAAACCCTACACgtgtaatgaatgtggaaaagccttcagcCATATGCCAGACCTCATTCAGCATCAGAGAatccatactggagagaaaccctatgaatgtaatgaatgtggaaagGCCTTTAATCGGAGTGCACGTCTTACTGAACACCAgagaactcacactggagagaaaccttatgtttgtaaggaatgtgggaaaactTTCAGCCGAAGTACATACCTTACTGAACATCAAAAAATACATTCTGGtgagaaaccctataaatgtaatgaatgtcCAAAACGATTTTGCTATAGAACATCACTAATTCGACATCAGAGAACTCATACAGAAGAGGAAGTCTAccaatgtaatgaatgtgggaaatccttcAGCTTAAGCTCAGCCCTTACTAAACATAAGCAGAAACACACAGTGGAGAAACCTTATCAgagtaatgaatgtgggaaagcctagAGCCATAGGTCATCCCTTACCCTTGAGCACTCACAGTAGTAGAAAACTCTAAGATTGTTATGCAAGAAAATTTTTAGGTAAAATACTGATTTACTCAGTAATACAATTCTTGTTGTACTGGGAAGAAACACTGTTCTTGTCATTCATCTGAAAAATGTGTTATCActgatataaaaatttataatggAAATAGTCATCTCTAAAACTGAAGTTTGTCTTTTAAAGACatttaggaaattaattttaGAGATAATTTATTACCAATGTGTATATTTGCTTATAATTAAAGCCTTTTCAGATACACAGAAGTTTTAGAGGGATGATAAAAATTGTTCATATGTAATCTTTTTTAGtagttctcattttattttctaatgttaaagTAACACGTTTTTAGAGggtttgaattttacatttt from the Hippopotamus amphibius kiboko isolate mHipAmp2 chromosome 2, mHipAmp2.hap2, whole genome shotgun sequence genome contains:
- the LOC130844087 gene encoding zinc finger protein 420-like isoform X2; amino-acid sequence: MESEKICMLEKRKCKLCGRSFSRNANLIQHQRVHTGEKPYECNECEKAFTRRSYLRNHEKTHTGEKPYSCNECGKAFSHISALTQHHRIHSGKRPYACVECGKTFSRSTHLIEHQGIHSGEKSYQCKECRKVFCRSTSLIQHQKIHTEEKLYKCNECGKSFSRNPAFIRHQRIHTGEKPYECNECGKAFSQNTNLIQHQRVHTGEKPYECNECEKAFSHRSSLRNHERIHTGEKPYACIECGKAFSHISALTQHHRIHTGKKPYACAVCGKTFSRSTHLIEHQGIHSGEKSYQCKECRKVFCYSSSLIRHQRIHTGEKPYTCNECGKAFSHMPDLIQHQRIHTGEKPYECNECGKAFNRSARLTEHQRTHTGEKPYVCKECGKTFSRSTYLTEHQKIHSGEKPYKCNECPKRFCYRTSLIRHQRTHTEEEVYQCNECGKSFSLSSALTKHKQKHTVEKPYQSNECGKA